One window from the genome of Yarrowia lipolytica chromosome 1B, complete sequence encodes:
- a CDS encoding uncharacterized protein (Compare to YALI0B14443g, similar to Saccharomyces cerevisiae JHD2 (YJR119C); ancestral locus Anc_7.505, some similarities with uniprot|Q9C2J9 Neurospora crassa 3H10.130 Related to regulator protein rum1), which translates to MKKTLNLKQLKSKKDVPYEDPHKEHRPFQVPTAPTYYPTKEEFKDPYEYMAKIRPEAEQFGIIKIVPPASWNPKCVIDSGSFKFTARTQSLNMIGAATRAALDYMERLANFHKLSGSDMREIPSTSANKLLNVYQLKNAVTSHPGGFEAMQPQDWELLSKKLDLEILPHSNGQYLRSFYLDTIQPYEGFLKKQEQEDSHSQGVKRVKNENFSMRLATPSHSPETSSKPSFETPTQQILQYGETDNPPTPMSEYLKVQKPSTANKEAPQTMRAKGKRKREPELEIASLRRSSRIREASEEAVTTQKQPVFDPYAQQRKKFVAERLALLATQPKTLLSIEDMDVNGDEDDYSDAEGEDEETTQKTPEEGPSFVCEKCVQVEPFHQLAVCHSCMESYHIGCLDKPLTEVPEKWFCVRCVVGDGSFTFEQSGKKWTLNEFKKRADKFERQFALQMGLPKDIADDPQAYESWIENHYWRLVNSIDETVTVEYGADIHVDKVGSGFPVASNDPYNKYAKDPWNLNVLPLRKESLLRHVQNEISGVTVPWLYVGMMFSTFCWHCEDHYTYSANYQHLGATKTWYGIPGADALKFEAALRANVPDLMEKQPNLMFQLVTMLSPQTLIKFGVRVYACDQKPGQFVVTYPRAYHGGFNQGFNVNEAVNFAPPDWVDYGTESVKVYKKFKKPPVFSHDELLLKVATTKLAPDTAQWLAPHIKAMVEAEHARVEAFRQETQQMDSPVQEVRTGDLEEDAYCCTKCEALCYLSHIVEKTDKTTDTVFCYDHWRDANLAKSILRVRLPVTEVDSIYRDVLAKIPA; encoded by the coding sequence ATGAAGAAGACGCTCaatctcaaacagctcaagAGCAAAAAGGACGTTCCTTACGAGGACCCCCACAAGGAGCATAGACCCTTCCAGGTGCCAACTGCTCCCACCTACTACcctaccaaggaggagttcaaggacCCCTATGAGTACATGGCCAAGATTCGACCGGAGGCGGAACAGTTTGGAATCATCAAGATTGTTCCTCCGGCTTCCTGGAACCCCAAATGTGTCATTGACTCTGGTTCCTTCAAGTTCACCGCCAGAACTCAGTCCCTGAACATGATTGGAGCTGCCACCCGAGCAGCCCTGGACTACATGGAGCGACTGGCCAACTTCCACAAGTTGTCAGGCTCGGACATGCGGGAAATCCCTTCCACTAGCGCTAATAAGCTACTCAATGTCTACCAGCTAAAGAATGCCGTCACCTCACACCCAGGTGGCTTTGAGGCCATGCAGCCACAGGACTGGGAGCTGCTGAGCAAGAAACTGGACCTCGAGATTCTGCCCCACAGCAACGGCCAGTATCTTAGATCCTTCTATCTGGACACCATTCAACCGTACGAAGGCTTCCTGAAGaaacaggagcaggaggatTCTCACAGCCAAGGAGTCAAGAGAGTTAAGAATGAGAACTTTTCCATGCGACTAGCCACCCCCTCTCATTCGCCAGAAACCAGTAGCAAGCCTTCGTTCGAAACACCCACACAGCAAATCCTTCAATATGGAGAAACCGACAACCCACCCACACCCATGTCGGAATACCTCAAGGTCCAGAAACCCAGTACAGCCAACAAGGAAGCGCCGCAGACTATGAGAGCTAAGGGTAAACGAAAACGTGAACCCGAACTCGAAATCGCCAGTTTACGAAGATCTTCCCGAATCAGAGAGGCATCCGAGGAGGCTGTGACCACTCAGAAACAACCGGTTTTTGACCCCTACGCCCAACAGAGAAAGAAGTTTGTTGCGGAACGTCTGGCATTGTTGGCAACACAACCCAAAACGCTACTCTCTATTGAAGATATGGATGTAAATGGAGATGAGGATGACTACTCGGACGCTGAAggtgaggatgaggagacCACCCAGAAGACCCCCGAAGAAGGCCCTTCTTTTGTGTGTGAAAAGTGTGTCCAAGTCGAGCCTTTCCACCAACTGGCAGTATGCCACTCTTGCATGGAGTCTTACCACATCGGATGTCTCGACAAACCTTTGACGGAGGTGCCTGAGAAGTGGTTCTGTGTGCGATGTGTTGTTGGAGACGGCTCTTTCACATTTGAGCAGTCAGGCAAGAAGTGGACTCTGAACGAGTTCAAGAAGCGGGCCGACAAGTTCGAACGACAGTTTGCCCTTCAGATGGGTCTCCCCAAAGATATTGCCGACGACCCGCAGGCCTACGAATCCTGGATCGAGAACCATTACTGGCGTCTGGTCAACTCCATTGACGAAACTGTCACTGTGGAATACGGTGCCGACATCCATGTCGACAAGGTGGGTTCCGGATTCCCCGTGGCCTCAAACGACCCCTACAATAAGTACGCTAAGGACCCCTGGAACCTCAACGTGCTGCCGCTCCGAAAGGAGTCTCTTCTGCGACATGTGCAGAACGAAATCTCGGGAGTCACTGTGCCATGGCTGTACGTTGGCATGAtgttctccaccttttGCTGGCACTGCGAAGACCATTACACATACTCCGCCAACTACCAACACCTGGGCGCTACGAAAACCTGGTATGGTATTCCTGGAGCAGACGCGCTAAAGTTCGAGGCCGCTCTTCGTGCCAACGTTCCTGACCTTATGGAGAAGCAGCCCAACCTCATGTTCCAGCTCGTCACCATGCTGAGTCCCCAGACGCTAATCAAGTTTGGAGTGCGTGTCTATGCATGTGACCAGAAGCCTGGCCAGTTTGTGGTCACTTACCCCCGTGCCTACCACGGTGGCTTCAACCAGGGCTTCAACGTCAACGAGGCGGTCAATTTTGCTCCTCCCGATTGGGTCGACTATGGAACCGAGTCCGTCAAAGTCTACAAGAAGTTCAAGAAGCCCCCTGTCTTCTCCCACGACGAGCTTCTGCTAAAGGTAGCCACCACTAAGCTGGCTCCCGATACTGCCCAGTGGCTGGCACCTCACATCAAGGCCATGGTGGAGGCGGAACATGCCCGAGTCGAGGCTTTCAGACAAGAGACGCAGCAGATGGACTCGCCTGTCCAGGAGGTCCGAACAGGAGATCTTGAAGAAGACGCTTACTGTTGCACGAAGTGCGAGGCTCTATGCTACCTCTCTCATAtcgtggagaagacagatAAGACAACCGACACTGTCTTCTGTTATGACCACTGGAGAGACGCCAACCTCGCAAAGAGTATCTTACGAGTGCGACTTCCTGTTACCGAGGTCGACAGCATATACCGTGATGTGCTTGCCAAGATCCCTGCctga